A stretch of the Argentina anserina chromosome 6, drPotAnse1.1, whole genome shotgun sequence genome encodes the following:
- the LOC126800041 gene encoding uncharacterized protein LOC126800041, translating to MASLSSSPLTMLSAETLMQPTLVGSPLVGSRAQLWKRTEKKKKRALTVVAVAGDVSADSTPYLIGGAALVALVGTAFPILFSRKDICPECDGAGFVRKSGVTLRANAARKDEAQIVCANCQGLGKLNQVDKS from the exons ATGGCGTCCTTGTCTtcttcacctctgactatgctTTCTGCAGAAACACTGATGCAACCAACATTAGTTGGTAGCCCCTTAGTAGGGTCAAGAGCTCAGTTATGGAAGAGGactgagaagaagaagaagcgagCATTGACAGTAGTTGCAGTGGCTGGAGATGTATCAGCTGATAGCACACCATACTTGATTGGCGGTGCTGCTCTTGTAGCTCTGGTTGGTACTGCCTTCCCAATCCTCTTCTCCCGCAAGGACAT ATGTCCTGAATGCGATGGGGCAGGGTTCGTTCGGAAGTCGGGGGTGACCTTGAGAGCCAATGCAGCAAGGAAAGACGAGGCTCAGATTGTGTGTGCCAATTGCCAAGGCCTTGGCAAGCTCAACCAAGTTGACAAATCTTAG